The following are encoded in a window of Sebastes umbrosus isolate fSebUmb1 chromosome 7, fSebUmb1.pri, whole genome shotgun sequence genomic DNA:
- the LOC119491645 gene encoding lysophosphatidic acid receptor 6-like translates to MNNTIEDGIKPQPVYAVIHGCFLALGLPLNAVSLWILLRHHGLKSPSAVFMVNLAISDLLLVISLPMRVYFYATGTWPLSKEACVWIISLYCNNIRSSAIFITFISVDRLLAVVYPLRSRHLRTASNALKAAGLVWVFIVVMNIPERVEFSRFLENFNRSACFEYPRQSHHPHHHILAVTYFQSVLVLTMLAVNIVCTTLVSWTLRSHLNNSARVNNKVNVMLIFVMNLVIVTICFLPMSIGILGFGVPTRRALVCLATVNCCLDPLLYYFSLDAFWKKKEDTDLPREQ, encoded by the coding sequence ATGAACAACACAATTGAAGATGGAATCAAGCCACAGCCGGTTTATGCTGTGATCCATGGCTGTTTTTTGGCACTGGGTCTGCCTCTCAATGCGGTTTCACTGTGGATTCTGCTGAGACACCACGGCCTCAAATCGCCCAGTGCCGTCTTCATGGTCAACCTGGCCATCTCTGACCTGCTGCTCGTCATCTCCTTACCCATGAGGGTCTACTTTTACGCCACGGGCACCTGGCCACTGAGCAAAGAGGCATGCGTCTGGATAATATCGCTCTATTGCAACAACATCCGCTCCAGCGccatcttcatcaccttcatcagcgtggaccggctgctggctgtggtTTATCCTCTGAGGTCGCGCCATCTTCGAACCGCTTCCAACGCCTTGAAAGCTGCTGGACTCGTTTGGGTGTTTATCGTGGTGATGAACATCCCAGAGAGAGTTGAATTTTCAAGATTTTTAGAGAACTTCAATAGATCCGCCTGTTTTGAATATCCCCGTCAGAGTCACCATCCGCATCATCATATATTAGCTGTGACTTATTTTCAGTCTGTGTTAGTGCTCACCATGCTGGCAGTCAACATCGTGTGCACCACTTTGGTGTCTTGGACTCTACGCAGTCATCTGAATAACTCTGCAAGGGTCAACAACAAAGTGAATGTCATGCTAATTTTTGTCATGAACTTGGTTATTGTTACCATATGTTTCTTGCCGATGTCGATTGGTATCTTAGGATTTGGGGTACCTACGCGTAGAGCTTTAGTATGTCTTGCTACTGTGAACTGCTGTCTGGATCCACTGTTGTATTACTTCTCTCTGGATGCCTTCTGGAAGAAAAAAGAGGATACAGATCTTCCAAGAGAACAGTAG